A DNA window from Campylobacter anatolicus contains the following coding sequences:
- the trpA gene encoding tryptophan synthase subunit alpha: MDKIATAFKGKKANIGYIVAAHPSVEHAKEFLLNLDKSCIDLLELGLPYSDPLADGKLIAEASFNAVKNGVNTDTIFDMLSEVQGKFSKPIVFLVYFNLIFAYGIQKFIKRSAELGVSGFIIPDLPCEESDEIADLCSRYSIALVPLISVTSAYRSDKILKMGSGFIYAIGAIGVSGSKRADDERLKRLVSELKQKSDLPIAVGFGIKNADDVKKVKSYADGAIIGTEIVRLTSNFSGSELMSEIEHLFKNPF, from the coding sequence ATGGATAAGATAGCGACAGCATTTAAAGGCAAAAAGGCAAATATCGGTTACATAGTCGCGGCCCATCCTAGTGTGGAACATGCAAAGGAGTTTTTGTTAAATTTAGATAAGAGTTGTATCGATCTGCTTGAGCTTGGACTACCTTACTCTGACCCATTAGCAGATGGTAAGCTTATCGCCGAGGCTAGTTTTAATGCCGTGAAAAATGGTGTAAATACTGATACGATCTTTGATATGCTTAGTGAGGTGCAAGGCAAATTTAGTAAACCGATTGTGTTTTTAGTTTATTTTAATCTTATCTTTGCTTATGGGATCCAGAAATTTATAAAAAGAAGTGCTGAGCTTGGCGTAAGCGGTTTTATCATACCTGATCTACCTTGTGAGGAGAGTGATGAGATAGCTGATTTATGCAGTCGTTACAGCATTGCACTTGTGCCACTTATCAGTGTCACATCAGCATACAGAAGTGACAAAATTTTAAAAATGGGTTCAGGGTTTATCTATGCTATAGGAGCTATTGGTGTGAGTGGATCAAAAAGGGCTGATGATGAAAGATTAAAACGGCTTGTGAGTGAGCTAAAGCAAAAGAGTGACTTGCCTATTGCTGTAGGCTTTGGGATCAAAAATGCAGATGATGTAAAGAAAGTCAAGTCTTATGCAGATGGTGCGATCATAGGCACTGAGATTGTTAGGCTTACATCAAATTTTAGCGGTAGTGAGCTTATGAGTGAGATAGAGCATCTTTTTAAAAATCCTTTTTAA
- the trpB gene encoding tryptophan synthase subunit beta, with the protein MNAKAYFGKFGGQFVPETAMFALNELESAYESIAKTKEFQDELDDLLRNYVGRPSPLYHAKRLSQHYGHEIYLKREDLNHTGAHKINNALAQALLAKKMGKKKVLAETGAGQHGVASATAAALLGLECDVYMGALDVERQQLNAYRMELLGANVISINDGLKTLKEATTAAIQAWVNEIENIFYIIGSAVGPHPYPSMVRDFQSIIGRETKQQLGEYGIKADYVIACVGGGSNAIGIFNEFLTDESVNLIGVEAAGLGIDTAYHAATLTKGREGIIHGMKTIVLQNEYGMIEEVHSISAGLDYPGIGPQHAHLHDTGRVRYEAISDDECINALRLTSRLEGIIPAIESSHALAFLDKLCSSLGGKKTIVVNVSGRGDKDMNTIMSYEKGKIYG; encoded by the coding sequence ATGAATGCAAAGGCATATTTTGGTAAATTTGGGGGACAGTTTGTGCCTGAAACCGCGATGTTTGCTCTAAATGAGCTAGAGAGTGCGTATGAGAGTATCGCTAAAACAAAGGAATTTCAAGATGAGCTTGACGACTTGCTTCGCAACTATGTAGGTCGTCCAAGTCCACTATATCACGCAAAGCGTTTGAGTCAGCATTACGGACATGAAATTTATCTAAAACGAGAGGATTTAAATCATACAGGAGCCCATAAGATAAACAACGCCCTAGCTCAAGCACTTTTAGCTAAAAAAATGGGTAAAAAGAAGGTCTTAGCTGAGACTGGAGCCGGTCAACATGGTGTAGCGAGTGCGACAGCAGCAGCACTTTTGGGACTAGAATGTGATGTGTATATGGGTGCTTTAGATGTAGAGCGTCAGCAACTAAATGCTTATCGTATGGAGTTACTTGGTGCAAATGTCATAAGTATAAACGATGGCTTAAAAACACTTAAAGAGGCGACTACTGCGGCGATACAAGCGTGGGTAAATGAGATAGAAAATATCTTTTATATCATCGGTTCAGCTGTAGGACCACATCCGTATCCTAGTATGGTGCGAGACTTTCAGAGTATTATTGGACGTGAGACAAAGCAACAGCTGGGCGAATACGGCATAAAGGCTGATTATGTTATCGCTTGTGTCGGTGGCGGTAGCAATGCTATTGGGATATTTAACGAATTTTTAACCGATGAGAGCGTAAATTTAATAGGCGTTGAGGCGGCTGGGCTTGGCATAGATACAGCATATCATGCAGCTACACTCACAAAGGGGCGTGAAGGCATCATACATGGCATGAAAACGATCGTGCTACAAAATGAGTATGGTATGATTGAAGAGGTTCATAGCATATCAGCTGGGCTTGATTATCCAGGCATTGGACCACAACACGCACATCTACACGATACAGGGCGAGTGAGATACGAAGCGATAAGTGATGATGAGTGCATAAATGCCCTGCGTCTTACGAGCCGTTTAGAGGGCATTATTCCTGCAATTGAAAGCTCACACGCCTTGGCATTTTTAGACAAGCTTTGTTCTAGTTTGGGGGGCAAAAAGACTATCGTCGTTAATGTTTCAGGCAGAGGAGATAAGGATATGAATACTATAATGAGCTATGAAAAAGGAAAAATTTATGGATAA
- a CDS encoding DNA-methyltransferase, translating into MGSIIQGDSLIELKKIKDSSIDLIFADPPYWMRVEGILKRPEGSDFNGCNDEWDNKFIDNDDYVKFTKDWLKQCYRILKPNGSIWVIGGMQCIYTIGAVMQELGFWFINDVIWHKSNPTPNFMGTRLNNSHETLIWATKSKKSKFTFNYKTAKELNDENIEVSLFEKGERRQLGSIWKIPVCSGNERLKDENGEKLHSTQKPESLLYRVIAISSKIGDVVLDPFGGTMTTAAIAKRLGREYISIEQDEKYVNLDLIELKKRLL; encoded by the coding sequence ATGGGTAGTATAATACAAGGCGATTCACTCATTGAACTTAAAAAAATAAAAGATAGTAGTATTGATCTTATATTTGCTGATCCACCTTATTGGATGAGAGTAGAAGGCATACTTAAACGTCCTGAGGGGAGCGATTTTAATGGCTGTAATGATGAGTGGGATAATAAATTTATAGATAATGATGACTATGTTAAATTTACAAAAGATTGGTTAAAGCAATGTTATCGCATTCTAAAGCCAAATGGCTCTATATGGGTTATTGGCGGTATGCAGTGTATCTATACGATAGGTGCGGTTATGCAAGAGCTTGGATTTTGGTTTATAAATGATGTGATTTGGCATAAAAGCAATCCAACCCCAAATTTTATGGGAACAAGGCTTAACAACTCGCACGAAACGTTAATTTGGGCTACAAAAAGCAAAAAATCAAAATTTACATTTAATTATAAAACAGCAAAAGAGTTAAATGATGAAAATATAGAGGTAAGTCTATTTGAAAAGGGCGAGAGAAGACAACTTGGTTCAATTTGGAAAATACCAGTTTGTAGTGGAAACGAACGTCTTAAAGATGAAAATGGAGAAAAGCTACATTCAACACAAAAGCCTGAAAGTTTGCTTTATAGAGTGATCGCGATCAGTTCTAAGATAGGTGATGTGGTTCTTGATCCATTTGGCGGAACGATGACAACGGCCGCTATTGCAAAGCGACTTGGACGCGAGTATATCAGCATAGAACAAGATGAGAAGTATGTAAATTTGGATTTAATAGAGTTGAAAAAGAGACTTTTATAG
- a CDS encoding HpyAIV family type II restriction enzyme has protein sequence MQKTKLIQNITQSFEIKFGDFMEDIFTLYIEEMGYKNLDKRINFNEENLNLDQLFTDNNEIYMIEQKVRDDHDSAKKRGQCLNFIKKIEAVKVKYPDKFINAGMWFCDDSLTKNKKYYTEQIKNNTYDKVNISLFYGREIFKDLFERVDIWDELIAHLRQNKMERSSEILNVPDFDTSNEIKMALLEIKRRHPRIIKKLLSDNSDFVELRLELFPTGRNLKGL, from the coding sequence ATGCAAAAAACAAAGCTTATACAAAATATCACTCAAAGTTTTGAGATTAAATTTGGTGATTTTATGGAGGACATTTTTACTTTATATATAGAAGAAATGGGATATAAAAATTTAGATAAACGTATTAATTTTAATGAAGAAAATTTAAATTTAGATCAGCTTTTTACTGATAATAATGAAATTTATATGATAGAGCAAAAGGTAAGAGACGATCACGATAGTGCTAAAAAACGTGGTCAATGCTTAAATTTTATTAAAAAGATAGAAGCAGTTAAAGTAAAATATCCAGATAAATTTATAAATGCAGGTATGTGGTTTTGCGATGATAGTTTAACAAAAAATAAAAAATATTACACGGAGCAGATAAAAAATAACACATATGATAAAGTCAATATTTCACTATTTTATGGTAGGGAGATTTTTAAAGATTTATTTGAAAGGGTCGATATTTGGGATGAGCTTATAGCTCATTTAAGGCAAAACAAGATGGAGCGAAGTAGTGAAATCTTAAATGTGCCTGACTTTGATACAAGCAATGAAATAAAAATGGCGTTATTAGAAATTAAGAGACGACATCCAAGAATAATTAAAAAATTACTATCTGATAATAGTGATTTTGTAGAGCTTAGATTAGAGTTATTTCCAACTGGTAGAAATTTAAAAGGTTTATAA
- a CDS encoding phosphoribosylanthranilate isomerase, which translates to MKPFIKICGIKSVDEAILVALLDVDYLGVIFTKSKRRVSPQIGSDISDVAHKYGKKCVGVFAQQSECEVLDICEAVGLDVVQIYNDVSENLMANLHQMGIELWRVYSVSDVLPDVSGGRFDMIMFDCKGEKVGGNGVKFDWEILKDIKFNFALAGGIGADNVLEAIKFKPYVIDVNSKVENENGIKVPEKIENIIRMIK; encoded by the coding sequence GTGAAACCATTTATAAAGATTTGTGGTATCAAAAGTGTAGATGAGGCGATATTAGTTGCTTTGCTTGATGTGGATTATCTAGGGGTGATATTTACTAAAAGCAAACGAAGAGTAAGCCCACAAATAGGGAGTGACATATCTGATGTAGCTCATAAATATGGAAAAAAATGTGTTGGAGTGTTTGCTCAGCAAAGTGAATGCGAGGTGCTTGATATCTGCGAAGCAGTAGGGCTTGATGTGGTGCAAATTTATAATGATGTGAGTGAAAATTTAATGGCAAATTTGCATCAGATGGGTATAGAGCTTTGGCGAGTATATAGTGTGAGCGATGTCTTACCTGATGTGAGTGGTGGGCGTTTTGATATGATTATGTTTGATTGCAAGGGTGAGAAGGTCGGCGGAAATGGTGTAAAATTTGATTGGGAAATTTTAAAAGATATTAAATTTAACTTTGCTCTTGCTGGTGGTATCGGTGCAGATAATGTTCTTGAAGCAATCAAGTTTAAGCCATATGTTATAGATGTAAACTCAAAGGTCGAGAATGAAAATGGTATAAAAGTGCCAGAAAAAATAGAGAATATAATAAGGATGATAAAGTGA
- the trpD gene encoding anthranilate phosphoribosyltransferase translates to MILLIDNYDSFVFNVRQYISELSDEEILCIRNDKISIDEIKNLRPSKIILSPGPKHPSDSGVCLEILKANLDVPILGICLGHQAIGLVNNASIKQLETPLHGKTSLIKILNTEPLFSGLPSEFEVMRYHSLYVDDVPSNLEILAISDDGVIMALREKNRNVFGVQFHPESYFSQYGKKILENFLNIKTVKECQNSNKKDQGIVNLSPFMTKLQKGFPLDSNDYEIICKVINDKEYDIVQLAGLLVLISEKSLYADSLAAFVRNILRYSITYTDTSDMFDIVGTGGDKLKTINISTTTAFILASLGVKVAKHGNKAITSKSGSSDVLVSLGVEIAKTIEENHKRLRETGLTFFHAPLFHKITAEVKEVRERLKIGSVFNMLGPLLNPNLGLKYQMAGNYLEEVNELMAQTLMKLGRKHAIVVHGMDGMDEITICDETLIHEVKDGKIFEYRITPEQFGFKRAFHGEIEGGTPDENAEILRRTLRGEERGAKYDIVLLNAMFALYTADVVSSPAEAKPIIENAIKSGSVYEYFCKYISKSGS, encoded by the coding sequence GTGATACTTTTGATAGATAACTACGATAGTTTCGTCTTTAACGTGCGTCAATACATTAGTGAACTAAGTGATGAAGAGATTTTATGTATTAGAAACGATAAGATAAGTATTGATGAGATAAAAAATTTACGTCCAAGCAAAATAATCTTAAGCCCTGGACCAAAACACCCAAGTGATAGCGGAGTATGTCTTGAAATTTTAAAGGCAAATTTAGATGTACCTATACTTGGGATATGTCTAGGACATCAAGCGATTGGACTTGTAAATAACGCAAGTATCAAGCAGCTTGAAACTCCACTTCATGGCAAGACTTCACTTATTAAAATTTTAAATACCGAGCCACTTTTTAGCGGACTTCCGAGTGAGTTTGAAGTTATGCGTTATCACTCACTTTATGTTGATGATGTGCCATCAAATTTAGAGATCTTAGCGATAAGTGATGATGGGGTTATAATGGCTTTGCGTGAGAAAAATCGCAATGTTTTTGGTGTTCAGTTTCACCCTGAGAGCTATTTTTCGCAATATGGTAAGAAAATTTTAGAGAATTTTTTAAATATTAAAACTGTTAAAGAGTGTCAAAATAGCAATAAAAAAGATCAAGGTATAGTAAATTTATCTCCATTTATGACAAAACTACAAAAGGGATTTCCTCTTGATAGTAACGACTATGAGATTATTTGTAAGGTGATAAATGACAAGGAGTATGATATTGTCCAGCTTGCCGGTCTACTTGTGCTAATTAGTGAAAAAAGCTTATATGCCGATAGCTTGGCAGCATTTGTGCGAAATATCTTAAGATACTCTATAACCTACACTGACACAAGCGATATGTTTGACATAGTCGGCACTGGTGGTGATAAGCTAAAGACGATAAATATTTCAACAACGACTGCATTTATACTCGCTTCACTTGGCGTTAAAGTCGCAAAACACGGCAATAAGGCGATTACAAGCAAGAGTGGTAGCTCTGATGTTTTAGTATCTTTAGGTGTGGAAATCGCTAAAACGATAGAGGAAAACCATAAAAGACTTCGTGAAACTGGACTAACATTTTTTCACGCACCACTGTTTCATAAGATTACAGCAGAGGTTAAAGAGGTGCGAGAACGCCTAAAAATAGGCTCTGTCTTTAATATGCTAGGCCCACTACTCAATCCAAATCTAGGGTTAAAATACCAAATGGCAGGGAACTACCTTGAAGAGGTCAATGAGCTTATGGCTCAAACTCTTATGAAACTCGGACGTAAACACGCAATAGTCGTGCATGGTATGGATGGAATGGATGAGATCACAATTTGCGATGAGACACTTATACACGAAGTAAAAGATGGAAAGATTTTTGAGTATAGGATAACGCCAGAGCAGTTTGGTTTTAAACGAGCGTTTCACGGTGAGATAGAGGGTGGGACACCTGATGAAAATGCTGAAATTTTACGTCGCACACTTAGAGGTGAAGAGCGTGGTGCAAAATATGATATAGTGCTGTTAAATGCGATGTTTGCATTATATACAGCAGATGTAGTAAGTAGCCCTGCAGAGGCAAAACCTATCATAGAAAATGCGATAAAAAGTGGCAGTGTTTATGAGTATTTTTGCAAATATATTAGCAAGAGTGGCTCGTGA
- a CDS encoding anthranilate synthase component I family protein: MLLKEPLFYYENLRKKFKNSYLAEDKTQAIIGIDCYYIDANEYNLTSLKEYFDICVKDSKAPFAGLFGVFAYEGVHYFEEIYEHEKSAYEFPKFIYANARAYLHFDKMSKIYTFYGDETKYYKFLETLEAQNEPTKDRFYQILTDLDAEKKHFIDIVKAAKEYIKSGDIFQVVLSKQLQIRSNLDSFEFYKKLSVANPSPYMFHFATPYGDVVGSSPELVFEMKSEQIFVAPIAGTRARGADANEDERLKNELLNDTKELSEHKMLIDLARNDIGRVARSKSVVVKNPLHIQYYESVMHIVSEVYGKLALNLNAFDVLASIFPAGTLSGTPKIRAMQIISELEDQKRNVYGGGIGFLHFNGDVQMAILIRSAVFVSVDDDKFDVFVGAGAGIVYDSVPESEYTEICHKRASVVNVFKKNSKEIK; the protein is encoded by the coding sequence ATGCTTTTAAAAGAGCCACTATTTTATTATGAAAATTTAAGAAAAAAATTTAAAAATAGCTATCTTGCAGAGGATAAAACTCAAGCTATCATCGGTATAGACTGCTATTATATTGACGCAAATGAGTATAATTTGACCTCGCTTAAGGAGTATTTTGACATATGTGTAAAGGACAGTAAAGCACCATTTGCAGGACTTTTTGGTGTATTTGCTTATGAAGGAGTGCACTATTTTGAAGAAATTTACGAACACGAAAAAAGTGCTTATGAGTTTCCAAAATTTATCTATGCTAATGCTAGGGCATATCTACACTTTGATAAAATGAGTAAAATTTACACATTTTATGGAGATGAGACGAAGTATTATAAATTTTTAGAAACACTTGAGGCACAAAATGAGCCGACAAAGGATAGATTTTATCAAATTTTAACTGATTTAGACGCTGAAAAGAAGCATTTTATAGATATAGTAAAAGCTGCAAAAGAGTATATAAAATCAGGTGATATTTTTCAAGTTGTTCTCTCAAAACAGTTACAAATTCGCTCAAATTTAGATAGCTTTGAGTTTTATAAAAAGCTAAGCGTGGCAAATCCAAGCCCATATATGTTTCATTTTGCTACACCTTATGGTGATGTGGTTGGATCATCTCCTGAGCTGGTTTTTGAGATGAAATCAGAGCAAATTTTTGTCGCACCGATCGCTGGAACAAGAGCACGTGGAGCTGATGCAAATGAAGATGAACGCTTAAAAAACGAGCTTTTAAACGACACTAAAGAGCTAAGTGAACATAAAATGCTAATAGACCTGGCTCGTAATGACATAGGTCGTGTTGCACGCTCTAAAAGTGTTGTGGTTAAAAATCCTTTACATATTCAGTATTATGAGAGTGTTATGCATATCGTCAGCGAAGTCTATGGTAAACTCGCATTAAATTTAAATGCATTTGATGTTTTAGCCAGTATCTTTCCTGCTGGGACGCTGAGTGGGACGCCCAAAATTCGTGCTATGCAGATCATAAGCGAATTAGAAGATCAAAAACGCAATGTCTATGGTGGTGGCATAGGATTTTTGCATTTTAATGGCGATGTGCAGATGGCTATACTTATACGTTCAGCGGTATTTGTAAGTGTTGATGATGATAAATTCGACGTATTTGTAGGTGCTGGAGCTGGCATTGTGTATGATTCGGTGCCAGAGAGCGAATACACTGAAATATGTCATAAAAGAGCCAGTGTAGTAAATGTATTTAAGAAAAATAGCAAGGAGATTAAGTGA
- a CDS encoding sulfite exporter TauE/SafE family protein: MDVTLFTLAPIGIVVGFISGFFGIGGGTIVVPVMLAFGYNIKTAIGISIMQMLFGAIFGSVMNYKNGLLKLDRGLYIGLGGFAGASLSGYIISIAPEIVLECVLLGIFFFSIFRLYFSPERAGVENGSNLLLFLIGFFSAAIALSVGIGGAVFITPILVGFLGFDMKKAISMGVFFVMLASLSCFISLAYYKHVEYLEGSLLGLGALVGVYFGTKMTYKTDKKTLKKWFLLLYGVMICLMLKKIFLG, encoded by the coding sequence ATGGACGTAACTTTATTCACGCTCGCACCTATCGGCATCGTAGTTGGCTTCATATCTGGATTTTTCGGTATAGGTGGTGGCACGATAGTAGTGCCTGTTATGTTAGCATTTGGCTACAACATAAAAACTGCCATTGGTATCAGCATTATGCAGATGCTTTTTGGTGCGATATTTGGCTCAGTGATGAACTATAAAAATGGACTGCTTAAGCTTGATCGTGGCTTGTATATCGGGCTCGGTGGCTTTGCTGGTGCGAGTTTAAGCGGATATATCATAAGTATAGCTCCTGAGATAGTACTTGAATGTGTATTACTTGGAATATTTTTCTTCTCTATTTTTAGGCTTTATTTTTCACCCGAGAGAGCAGGCGTAGAGAATGGTTCAAATTTATTGCTATTTTTAATCGGCTTTTTTTCAGCAGCCATAGCCCTTAGCGTGGGTATCGGCGGTGCTGTATTTATCACGCCTATTTTAGTTGGATTTTTAGGCTTTGATATGAAAAAGGCAATCTCTATGGGCGTATTTTTCGTAATGCTTGCCTCACTTTCATGCTTTATCTCACTAGCTTATTATAAACACGTTGAGTATTTAGAAGGTTCGCTCTTAGGACTTGGGGCGTTAGTGGGGGTTTATTTTGGCACAAAAATGACTTATAAAACTGATAAAAAGACACTTAAAAAGTGGTTTTTACTGCTTTATGGCGTGATGATATGTTTAATGCTTAAAAAGATATTTTTAGGATAA
- the serC gene encoding phosphoserine transaminase, which translates to MSRIINFSAGPTGLPLSVLEHAKAELTDYRGEGYSIMEISHRSKTYEEIHFGAMDKIRRLYSIGDEYEILFLQGGAHLQFAMIPMNLYLGGVAEYANTGVWTNKAIKEAKTMGINVHVAASSEEQKFSHIPDVKFSDDADYAYICTNNTIYGTQYKKLPKSKAPLVIDASSDFFSEPLDFSDIGLLYGGAQKNAGPSGVTIVIIRKDLTDRIMNKNVPTFLRYKTHADAQSLYNTPPTFAIYLLNLTMQWLLDQGGLDAIKARNAIKAKLLYDAIDSSNGFYKGYADIASRSVMNVSYNIAANTELEPIFVAEALKAGMLGLKGHRLLGGIRASIYNAVSVEDVKTLVEFMREFARKNG; encoded by the coding sequence GTGAGTAGAATAATAAATTTTAGTGCAGGGCCAACAGGACTACCACTAAGTGTGTTAGAACATGCAAAAGCCGAGTTGACTGACTACCGCGGTGAGGGATATTCTATAATGGAGATAAGTCACCGCTCAAAAACTTATGAAGAGATACACTTTGGAGCGATGGATAAGATCCGCAGACTTTATAGCATCGGTGATGAGTATGAAATTTTATTTTTGCAAGGTGGAGCACACTTGCAGTTTGCGATGATACCGATGAATTTATACCTTGGTGGCGTGGCTGAGTATGCAAATACCGGTGTTTGGACGAATAAAGCAATAAAAGAAGCCAAAACTATGGGTATAAATGTCCATGTTGCTGCTAGTAGTGAGGAGCAGAAATTTTCTCATATCCCCGATGTAAAATTTAGTGATGACGCCGACTACGCCTACATCTGTACAAATAACACGATATACGGCACTCAGTATAAGAAGCTACCAAAGAGCAAAGCACCACTTGTAATTGATGCTTCAAGCGATTTTTTCTCAGAGCCACTTGATTTTAGTGACATTGGACTACTTTACGGTGGTGCTCAAAAAAATGCAGGACCAAGTGGTGTAACTATCGTGATAATCCGTAAAGACTTAACTGATCGTATAATGAATAAAAATGTGCCGACATTTTTACGTTATAAGACTCACGCAGACGCTCAGTCGCTTTATAATACACCGCCTACATTTGCAATATATCTGCTAAATTTAACTATGCAGTGGTTGCTTGATCAAGGAGGATTAGACGCTATAAAAGCACGAAATGCCATAAAGGCAAAGCTACTTTATGATGCGATAGATAGCTCAAATGGTTTTTACAAAGGATATGCAGATATTGCTAGTCGCTCAGTAATGAATGTAAGCTACAATATTGCTGCAAATACTGAGCTAGAGCCGATTTTTGTCGCAGAAGCTTTAAAAGCTGGTATGCTTGGACTTAAAGGTCATCGTTTGCTTGGCGGTATAAGGGCGTCGATATATAATGCGGTTAGTGTAGAAGATGTGAAAACTTTAGTTGAGTTTATGAGAGAATTTGCTAGAAAGAATGGATAG
- the xseA gene encoding exodeoxyribonuclease VII large subunit — MLSVAQLNEQVKTLLESTFGYVEVSGEISRLTKHGSGHWYFTLKDESASISAVMYRMNNAKLKFNACDGMKVVVYGKVSLYTANGSYQLIVTTLRPDGEGELELAFKQLKERLQREGMFDIDHKKPIPNLPKRVGLVTSVTSAALQDMLKIVRERWRLSEILIFDALTQGENAPNSLTKALIKADDYGLDVIVLARGGGSREDLWCFNDESLARVIFGLKTPIVSAIGHEIDYVISDFVADRRAPTPSAAMLELLPDEGAYFQYIDSICDEMDRAINLKLTSKKNELEFLSHKFSNKVLKAKLQTKFTEIDSMRMMYKNALLSKILKLGSNLKSLESAYETAGKFFESTSELTQIRVAGKKVTLDSLKIGDDIELVSQNTRKMAKITS; from the coding sequence GTGCTAAGTGTAGCCCAACTTAACGAACAGGTAAAGACACTGCTTGAAAGCACATTTGGTTATGTTGAGGTGAGCGGAGAGATCTCGCGGTTGACAAAGCATGGCTCGGGACATTGGTATTTCACGCTAAAAGATGAGAGTGCTAGTATTTCTGCAGTGATGTATCGTATGAATAATGCAAAACTTAAATTTAATGCCTGCGATGGTATGAAAGTCGTGGTATACGGCAAAGTCTCGCTATATACAGCAAATGGCTCATACCAGCTCATAGTTACAACTCTTAGACCAGATGGCGAGGGCGAGCTAGAGCTTGCGTTTAAACAGCTTAAAGAGCGATTGCAGCGTGAGGGAATGTTTGACATAGATCATAAAAAACCTATACCAAATTTACCAAAGCGTGTTGGACTAGTTACTTCTGTGACATCGGCAGCTTTGCAGGATATGCTAAAGATCGTTCGTGAGCGTTGGAGACTTAGTGAAATTTTGATATTTGATGCACTTACACAGGGCGAAAATGCACCAAATTCACTAACAAAGGCACTTATAAAAGCAGATGACTATGGCTTGGACGTGATAGTTTTAGCACGTGGTGGCGGTAGCAGAGAGGATTTATGGTGCTTTAACGATGAGAGTCTAGCTAGGGTAATATTTGGGTTAAAAACCCCTATTGTAAGTGCGATAGGGCACGAGATAGACTATGTTATCAGCGACTTTGTGGCTGACCGCAGAGCCCCAACGCCAAGTGCGGCTATGCTGGAGCTTTTACCTGATGAGGGTGCTTATTTTCAATACATTGATAGCATTTGTGATGAGATGGATAGAGCTATAAATTTAAAGCTAACAAGTAAGAAAAATGAGTTAGAATTTTTATCGCATAAGTTTTCAAACAAAGTGTTAAAAGCAAAGCTTCAAACCAAATTTACTGAGATAGACAGTATGAGAATGATGTATAAAAATGCATTGTTAAGTAAAATTTTAAAGCTTGGTTCAAATTTAAAATCTCTTGAAAGTGCATATGAAACGGCTGGTAAATTCTTTGAAAGCACAAGTGAGCTGACGCAAATTCGTGTGGCTGGTAAAAAGGTGACACTAGATAGTCTGAAAATAGGCGATGATATAGAGTTAGTATCGCAAAATACGCGTAAAATGGCTAAAATAACAAGCTAA